The sequence TGTTGCATCTCATGAGGAAAAACAGGAGGAAGAAAATTCGATATTGCAAAGGCATTTGTAATTTTCGTTCCATAAACTCCGGCGGAATCCGGAGAAACCAGATAAACAATCTCACGATAATTGCTGGCCGGAATCGAACCACTTCTTACAAAAAGATCTCCGGCATAAAAGAATCCCGTCACCACGCCACCGCCGGAAGCGCTCAGCCTGTTGACCACGGGAGTAATCAGGGCAACCGCAACACCGTCTGAATTGAGATCGGGATAAGCCCCGAAAATGGAAACTTCAGTTGTCAAAGCTGTTTTATAGCTGGCGCAGAGGCTGTCAATATCAGCTTGCGACAAATCGGAAGGATTTGTGCTGGTGATTTCATCATCAATATAAATAGCCACCGTGTCATTCACACATTTCACCGTGGCTGTTACCGTTGAATATTGTGTCACATCTGTCAGAGAGGAAAGCACTCGGAAAGTATCTATATCATTCACAGAGACGGTGGCGGATGGCGCGGGAATTCCATCGCCAACCGACTTTCCCGCTGAAACCGATTTTGAAACTTGTCCGCTCCACGGCGCGTTCAGCAAAAGGCGTTCTTCATCTCTTAGAACTCCATCGAATTGTGTTTGAACGGACTGTGGTTGACTGCTCCAAACCGAATCAACCATGGGATCCGGAAGTCCAAGCGATTTTCCCGCGGCATTAAGACTTCCCAGTGTCACCGTTCTGCTCGTGTTATCGGTTGCCTGAGACTGCACCAACAATTCATAAGTTGATCCGCTGGAAACACCGCTAAAACTGATGCTCCCGCTTCCACTACTTACTCCTGCATAAACAACATCTCCAACGGACATGGCGCTCACAGTGCTTTGGGTGCTTCCACTGGTGCCCCCCCCTGTTGTTTGAGCCGCCGCACTTGCAGAACCACCACCACCACCCCCACCGCCGCATCCTATTAAGGAGGCAAGACTCAAAAGGACTAAAGTATAATGAACGTGATGGAAAATGCGGGTGACAGCCGCGCAGTGGATGCGAGGGGCCCCTTTTTGGGGGAGACGCACCCCGAGCGGCTGGCAGGACCCACATTTTCCACCACTTCCATAATATTTAATGCTCGTCTTCACGAACACTAGATAGAGCAAGCCACGTGCCACAATGCGCCAAAAGGGCCCTTCCGGTTTTCATAATCATTTTATGTGCTTGAATGAAAGACGAATGAGTCAAAAAAATGGCGAAGAGTAAAAGGATACCCAACACGAATTCAAAATGATAAAAACAATATCTACTCACATGATATTACATGTGTTTTTTAATACTCACTCAGGAGAAAAATTGAGGTGCTTTCAACCCGTTTATGAAGGCGTTAAAATGATTTTGGCCGCTTCTATTTATAGGGGCTTGCGTCGCCCCCTCCAACGGCAAAGCCGTCGGAGCCTCCCCCTCACGCGAGCAAAGCTCGCTGAGGAGATGCCACTCAAGTAAACCCCATGCTCTACTTAGGAAGGATTTAAAATGATTTTGGCCGCTTCTATGGGATTGCGGGTCAACAGATTCATTGCCTTGTTGATTTCAGACATGGGGAAGTGGTGTGTAATAACCGGTTTCACGTTGAGACGGCCACTCTCCAACAACTCCCCCATCTGTTTCCATGTATCAAACATTTTGCGTCCGTGAATGGCAATCAGCTTGATCCCCTTGAAAATAACTTCTCCGGCAAAATCGAGTTCAATCGGTTTAGAGGGAAGTCCAAACGCTGTAAAAATACCACCATTCCGAACAGACCGGAAACCGGCGTGAATGGCGGTTGAGGCGCCGCTCATTTCAACAACACAATCAACTCCGTCTCCGTGAGTTTGATCCAAAATAATTTCCGCCGGGTTTTCTTTTGTGGCGTCAATGATCACATCGGGACCAAGTTGTTTTAAGATATTCATTCTGAATGGAGAAGCACCCACTGCAAAAATTTTTGTGGCACCCAAACAACGCGCGACAGCAACGGCAAAAAGACCGGTGGGTCCGTCACCAAAAACCGCCACTTGTTTTCCCGCCACTTCGCTTTCGGAGACAGCATAGACAGAGTTTCCCAAAGGTTCCTGAATGGAAGCAATATCCCACGGCATAGACTTGCTATTTTTGACAGAGCAAATTTCGGGTATGCTGATGCATTCCGCGAAACAACCATCCGCGCCAAAACCAATTGTTTTTAATTCTTTGCAAAGATGCATCTCACCGGTGCGACAGTGCGCACAACCAAGACAGGGGATATGACTTTCAAAGGAGACGTGATCTCCAACACGGATATGTTTTACCTGCGAACCAATTTCCAGAACTTCACCGCATCCTTCATGTCCAATAATGCGCGGAATTTCCAAATTTTTCTGGGCCCAGTCATCCCACTTGTAAAGATGAACATCAGAGCCACAAATGGAGGCGGCCTTCACTTTAACCAAAACACGGTGGGAAGTCACCTCGGGCACAGGCAAATCGGTATATTCAAATCCCGGTTCCGCTTTTAATTTTGCTATGGCTTTCATAATCTTTGGGCCATGGACAATGGACCATAGACCGGGGACTAACTACTTTTTTTGTCCATGGTCCATAGTCCTTTGTCATGGTCCTTCCCCTTCCCCTTCACTTTTGGTTTTCGGTCTTTATTCCCCAGTCCATAATCCTTCACAGTCTTGTCCCAGTTTTTCAAATAATCGATGGCGATTTGACGCTGATAATCTCCCACCGCTTCTTTTGCTTCCGATGGCTGAATCACTTTTGATAATTTTTTGGGCGCGTTTTCCTCTTTTTCTTCAGCTTCCCCTTTCAAATGTCCTTCCAAATCTTTTTCACGAATACGCATGAAAGCCTCTTCCTCTTTTCCTTTTTTGGAAGGAGGAGACGGCTCCACCACAACATCGGGGTGAATTCCTTCCGCCTGAATGGAACGTCCACTCGGTGTAAAATATTTCGCAATGGTGATTTTGAGAGCGGAGCCGTCATCGAGTTCAATGATCGACTGAACCGAACCCTTCCCGAAACTTTGCGTGCCAAGAATCAGCGCGCGTCCCTGATCTTGCAGAGCGCCCGCCACAATTTCAGAAGCCGAAGCCGAGCCGCTATTCACCAACACAACAAGTGGAAAGTGTGATTTGGTCCCGTCTTTATCCGGGTTCGCTTCTCTGCGATCGATTTCTTTTTTGCGACTTTCGGTGGTGACAATCACACCTCCATCCAAAAACTGATCCGACACATCAATGCCCTGATCCAACAAACCACCCGGATTGTTGCGCAGATCAAGAATCACCCCATTTTGAACTTCTTTCGCATACTTTTTCATCATGTCTTTCAAAACTTCGGTGGTTCTTTCCTGAAAGCTTCTGATTTTAATGTACAAATATTTTTCATCCAGAATTTCTGCGCGCACGCTTGGGAATTTGATAACTTCGCGGGTTAACGTTACTTCAAAGGGCTGTTTGAGTCCCTGTCTGCCAAGGGTTATCTGGACTTTGCTACCCTGTTTTCCGCGCATCGCTTTTACCGCATCGCCCAAATCCATTTCTTTTGTCGATTTTCCGTCGATTCTTAAAATGCGATCTCCGGATTGAATGCCCGCCTTGAAAGCCGGCGTTCCTTCCACGCCGGAGACAACGGTGATCCACCCGTCGCGCACCGTGATTTCCAAACCCACACCGCCGAAAATTCCGGAGGTGTCGGCTTTCAACTCTTTATAGACATCTGGGGAAAGATAGACCGTGTGAGGATCCAGCACCTGCAACATGCCGCGGATAGCACCGCGCAACAATCTTTGTTCATCAACACTCTCAACATAATCTTCTTCAACGTAATGCAACACCCGACTGAAAATCCCGAGAGTTTCATAACCCTTTTGTGTCAACGCAAACGCGGGACTATGGACTATGGACCATAGACCAAGGACCAACACCAAAAAATACAAAACCGATTTTAAATTCTCACTCTTTTTTTTCTTGTCCATAGTCTACAGTCCATTGTCCATGGTCCTGATCTACCGGCAAAGTGCATGAACCTTCTCCACGATATGTTTTGCGCTGATGCCGCAGAGGGCGATTAACTCCTGCGGTTTTCCGGAGCGCGGAATTTGGTTGACCGCCAGCCGAACAACACGCCCTCCTTCGTCACTTACCGCGGCGGAAACCGCTTCGCCCAAACCCCCTTCGGGATAATGATCTTCAACCGTAATCAAAAGTCCTGTTTGATAGAAAGCTTCGAGCAAAGTTTTTGTGTCGATTGGTTTGATGGAATAAAGATCGATGACACGAATGGGAATTCCTTCTTTTTTCAAAATTTCATAGGCCTTCAGAGATTCATGCAATGTTATGCCGGCGGCAACAAGAGTTGCACAGTCTTTGTCTGATTGATGAAGCACCTTGCAACCACCGATGGGAAATTGCGTTTCGTTGGGATAAATCACCGGCGTTGCCGCGCGACCCGTTCGAATGTAAACCATGCCGGGATAACGACACGCTTCAAAAACAAGACGCTCACAGGCGACGGGATCGGAAGGATATAAAACAGCCATTTTTGGAATGGCGCGCATCATGCCTAAATCTTCGAGCGCCATTTGCGAGGGACCATCTTCTCCGATGGAAACGCCCGCATGAGAACCGCAAAATTTCACGGGTTGTTGGGAAATGCCCCCCATGCGGATTTGATCAAAGGCTCTGCTGAAGAAGGCGCCAAAAGTGGAGACGAAAGGAATTTTTTTGCGGGCCGCCAATCCTTGCGCCACTCCCACCATATTTTGTTCGGCAATGAAGCATTCGAAAAAACGATCGGGAAAAGCCTTCATGAATTTTTCGGAATAAGTTGAATTTTTTGTGTCTCCATCGAGAGCCACCACGCGAGGATTCGTCTCGCCCAATTTTTTCAGCGCTTCGCCATAGGCGTTGCGTGTGGCAACAGCACTGCCAATGGTGTAATTGGGAGCAGGCGGTTCTTTGGGGGCGGCGTACTCAGGAACAGAACCGTTTGGTTTCGAAATTTCTTTTTTAACTGAAGCGGGTTCTCCAATTTCTTGCAGGGCTTTTTTAAGTTCTTCGGGATTCAGCGCTTTTCCATGCCATCCTTCTTTTCCTTCCATAAAAGTTCCCGCCCCTTTTTTTGTTTCGGCAATCAGAACTGTCGGCCTTGATTTTTCTGCAAACGCCTCATCAAAAGCGGCGATAATTGACTTCATGTCGTGTCCGTCCAGAATAATTGTTTTCCAACCGGCTGCCTCAAATTTTTTGGCGTAAGGCGCGGGATCGCATTTGTACATTGTTTCCTGGCTTTGTCCCAAACAGTTCGCGTCAACAATCGCAATCAAATTATTCAGATGATAATGCGCCGCAAGAGCCACCGCTTCCCACACAGAACCTTCGGCACACTCCCCGTCTCCCATCAAAACAAAAGCTCTTGCGTCACTCTTGTCGAGAAAACGAAAATTAAGTGCCTGACCCACCGCCACCGAAAGCCCTTGTCCCAACGATCCCGTGGCAACATCCACCCACGGAAAACGCGGCGTTGGATGTCCCTCCAAATTGCTGTCAATTTTGCGGAGATTTAAAAGTTCTTTTTCAGGAATGACGCCTGCTTCACACCACGCCCCCCACAACAATGGAGCCGCATGACCTTTGGAGAGTACAAAACGGTCGTTTCTGGGATCCTCCGGTTTGGACGGATCAACCCGCATGGCATAAAAGAAAAGGGCGGCAACAAGATCCGCCGCCGAAAGACACGAACTGGGATGACCCGAACCCGCGGCCGAAGTGGCGCGCAAACTATGAATGCGCAGTTTCTTTGCAATGTTTTCCAGATTTGAGAGGATTTGCACCAAATTATCGCCCATAAATTTGGAGTCTCGCTATCAGATGCCCCCCAAAATGACAAGATCAGATGTTTTCAAAAATTCATTTATGGGGATGATTTCTATATCATCTATCCACATTTTCCTGTTGCCGCCGTAAATGAAGTAGCATTTCGCGGAGGGATAATCGCTCGCAAAGGCCTTTAAACCCTTTAACATTGAGTTATGAATTTTGCCGGTTCGTTTGATTTCAAACGCCTTGATTCCCTTTTCGCCGTAAAGGACAAAATCAACTTCCGCGCCCTCCGCCGTTCTCCAATAATAAATTTTGTACCCCAGTTTCAAATAATCGTTTAAGGCCACCAGCTCTTGAAGCAACAAGGTTTCAAGGGCGGCGCCCTGAGCCTCTTCCGGCGTATCAAGCGGCCCCATTGGGCGGAGCGTTCTGAAAATACCCACGTCAAAAAAATAAAATTTGGGATGGACAATCATTCTGCGTTTGGATTTTTTCGAGAATATGGGTATCCGGTAGGCAATCAACAGGTCCTCCAGAATTGTAAAATAACTTTCAACAACCTTTCGTTCAATCTCACATTCCCTGGCCACCGATGATATATTTAAAACAGATCCCTGAGAAAAACTGGCCGCCTCCAGAAATCTGGAGAAGGCTCCCAAATTTCTGGTCAAGCCTTCCTGCTGAATTTCTTCCTGAAGATAAGTTTTAACATAACTTTCCAAATATCCTTTTGGATCGGATTCGACATATACGGAAGGAAGTGAGCCAAATTTCAGGGAGTGCTCGAGATTAAAATTCTCCCCAAGTTCTTTGGCGGTCAAAGGATAAAATGAACAGGTTAGGGCGCGCCCTGCCAGAAGATTTGGTCCGCTTTTTTTCAATTTTCTCGCGCTCGAACCGGTCAGGATAAATTTGTATTTGTATTTTTCGATAAGCCGATGGACTTCATTTAAAAGTTCCGGCACGCGTTGAATTTCATCCAGAATGATCCAGTCTGAAAATGCCTTTGGTATCAGATTTTCAAGCCGGGCGGGATTGGCGAGAAGCGTATTAAAAAGTCCGGCCTCCAGCAAATCGAGATAAATACCGGAAGGAAAGCCCGTTTTAACCAAAGTCGTTTTGCCCGTTCCCCTAGGTCCAAATAGAAAAAAACTCTTATTATTCGGGATGTTAAATAATCTGGAATACACAACTCCATTTTAGCCTGTAATTTGGAATTGTAAAGTGAATTTTCCTGACAAGGGAGCTTCAAAAAATTGAGAGCCAGTTTGAGAGAGTAACCGTGTCAGACCAAAATATAATGTGCTGAACGTCCTTTGCCCATCAGTTTAATAACCTTCCTGTCCAAAAGTTTTTTCATTTCTTTATGGATTGCCTGTGGCGTTATCTTAAACAGGGCCTGCATTTCTTTACTCGTGATTTTTCCCGACCGACTGATCAACTCCACAATCTGCATCTGTCGTTTGGTTAAAGAAACTTGTTCCAGCGAAACCGTCGCTTTTTTGCTTCCACTGATGGCAAGCACCTTCTCTTTGACCCGATTGACACAAACCGCAACTCCCTCGCAAAAATATTCTAGCCATTGCGTAATGTCGACTGTCTCCGGATTCACGGATTTCAGGGCGGCATAATAAGCCATGTGGTCACTGTCATAATAGTCGTCGAGCGCAAAAAATTGTTTTGTGTCAAACCCACGCATCAGAAGAATAAGAGTGGCCAAGGTTCTCGCCGTACGACCATTCCCATCAATAAAGGGATGAATTCGAACGATTTCATAGTGGGTTATGCCACTAACCAGCACCGGATTTATATTCTCTGTTTTCTTGTCATTAAGCCAATTCAAAAAATTTTGGACAAGTTTTAAAATCTCTTTGATGAGAGGGGGCTGAAAAGTAACAACGGTTCGTCCTTCATTATCTTTGTAGCCAACGACAACTTGTCTGTTTCTAAAAACACCTTCGTCTTCAGATCGATTGAGGGTTTTATAAACCAGTTTATTATGAATTTGCAGAACAGATTGAGTGGAAAATTTGCCATCGGGAATATATTTTTGGAGATTCGACAAAACGTTCAGGTAATTCACCACTTCCTGTTTGTCTTTGCGTATGGCACTGATTTCCCGGCCCAGAGCCAATTGACTTACCTCTTCCAGTGTCAGATTGTTTCCTTCAATGTGCGTGGAGGAGTGAACAGAATGAATCAGGGCATCTCTCCTCAAGGAGATTTCCCACTTGGGAATTAATCTGGCCTTTTCCACAATTTCCCTTGCCACGGCAATTTCTGTCAGGTGATTTAAAATTTTACCGGTAATTTGATAATGGGGTTTATACATTTTGTAGAAAGATTATAAAACATCAACCTAAACGTCAACCTAAATATCAACCAAAACATAAACCCATAGGTCGAAGCATGAGAACGATTGCAAAAGCGGGCGGGAGGATGTAGATGCCACGGGCATGTCAGCAACCCTTCCAGTGGAAATGGTTATGCCATCTTGGTTGGAGGTTGGTGCAAATCCTCTGGAATTTGCAACGGCCGTTGCACAACTTGAGCAGGGTTTGGATGGTCTTGTTACCTTCGGTGCGGAAACACCGGAGGCCTCCGTTGTCACTCAACTCAGAGATATTTTTATACCCGAACAAACTCACTGTTTCCCGGAAAATTTAAGACAACTCCTTTTTGGAATAGCGCACAGTCCTGCATGAGTTGAACATCAGATTTTCAAATGAGATTCTGTTTTTTTGAGAAATGTTTTGGCTTCCTCAATGCGAGCGGCGGATTCTTCTTCATTAAATGGAATTTCCGGCTCATAATCCGATTCTTCTCTTGCTTTTTGTGCATGAGATAAAATTGTGGAGTATTTTTTTTCGAAAGATCCTTCACGGACAAAATGGAGACTGAACAGGCGTTTGGTTCCTTCGTGCGAATTTGTTTCTAAACCTTTTGAAAACAAAAGTGCCCGTGCAAAATGAAGGACGGCGTAATAAGCGCGTGAAACAGCGCCGTCATATTCGTTATTTTGGTGGAGGATTGTCGCCTGTCGCAATGCGGAACGACCCTTTTCCATTTCCAGCTTCATATTGATGGTTTTGTTTTGCGCATTCACAGAGCAATTCCCTCTTCTGTGATTGTTTTGGCCAGCAGACGCTCTCTTTTGAGCAGTGTCTCCATCCGTTCTTCCGTCATGACTAAAGGGGAAATATCAATTTCAGTTTCGAGAAAAATATCGTTGGCTAAGTCCCAGATCTTGTGTTTGATTTCCATTGATGTTTTCCGGATCACCACCAGAACATCAACATCAGAATCTTCATTGCCTGCATTTCTGGCGCGGGAACCGAACAAAACAGCCCTAACAAAATTGGATCCCAACATTTTTTTGAGACCCAAAACAAAGCGTTCCATCTGTCTATTTTCCGAAGGAGTGAGCTGTTTCATGCTTTTGAGTTTAAAGAATTGCCGTGGAAAGTCAACAACAACGGCCCATACACAAAAAACCAAAACGATTGCAAAAGCGGGCGGGAGGATGTAGATGCCACGGGCATGTCAGCAATCCTTCCACTGGAAATGGTTATGCCATCTTGGTTGGAGGTTGGTGCAAATTCTCTGGAATTTGCAACGGCCGTTGCACAACTTGAGCAGGGTTTGGATGGTCTTGTTACCTTTGGTGCGGGGACACCGGAAGCCTCCGTTGTCACTCAGCTCAGAGATATTTTTATACCCGGGCAAACTCAACGTTCCCCGGAAAATTTAAGACAACTCCTTTTTGGAATAGCGCACAGTCCTGAAGGAACAAAAGTTTTTGCGGCGGCAATGACGCATGCAAGAGCACAAGCAGGGGCAGGCTGGGTTGAACCAACACGAAGACGATTTGCAACAGATCCACCGACTTTCCCTCAGCAAACAGTACAAGCAGAGCGCGTGGTGCAAACACAACTCCGTTCTTTTGGAGAATTATTTGTCGTTGGTAAACAGCGCGCTACTTTTCCAAAACATGCCAGTGAATCCGTTTCTGTGAGAATGATTGGAGATGTGGTCGTTGGAGTTGATTTTTTGAAAGACGGACCGCCCTCACCCAAACCCCAAAAAGAATTTACGCTGATTTATCAGGATGGAAAACTGGTAGATTCCGTGTTTCATGGCATCAGCTCACCGCGCATGGCAAAACTCCAGAGTGCTGTTGTAAAAATCTACCTCAATCGGTTTGGACATCTTTCGCTGGGAGGGCGTCGTTGGGGCACGTTCAGCAAATACGGCAATTATCCTGTCGAAGCGGAAATAAGGAATGGCATTGTCGTGGAAGTCCGCATTTTAAAACCGTCAGTGAATCTTTTGTCAGCAAAAGAAGTCGTGGATGGAGGAACGAGAGAATTTTCTCTGATCTATGATGAAAAAGGAATGCTCGTGAATTCTTTCAACAATCTTTTTGAACGCGAAGATTGGCAGACCATGACAAACCACACGATTGTAATACGCCTTGATACCAATGGTCTGCTCCACATTGGAGGCGAATCAAGAGGTGCGTTTACGAAACACCCCGGTGAAATAATAGTTATTAGAGTCAGGGAAAACCAGATCATGCAGGTCCTGATTCTGAATGCGGCAAAGATAAAAGAAGTGGATGTTTCCAGTCTTACGGAAACTTCACCCACCGTAAGAGAAGCACATGACTATTCGCTTATCTATAATGGCAGTTCCGTTCTTAAGCAAACCTTCCCTACGGCATTAACTGCACAAGAACTTCAGCGATTAAAGGATCATGTCGTCATCACAAGTTTAAGTAGCGATGGAACTTTGACGCTTGGAGGTATAAAAAGAGCGCAGATTCAAAACCATCCCAATGGTGTTGTTGCGGTTGAGATAAAAAATGGCGTGATTGTTAAAATAAAATTGCTGAAGGCAACCCATCTCCCGGATGTAAAATGGCCTCTGCAAGAAAAAGATATAAAGAGGGCGGCTCTCTTTCATCTTGTGTGGGATGCTCATGGCCAACGCGTGGATTCCTTTTATCAGCCTTGGGACGCGCCTTATAGAAGAATCCCCGTGCGGTTTCAAAATCATCTTGGAAAAATAACGGGCGATTTTCGGGTGGATTCATTCAACGGTTTTTTACACGGAAACAAACGCTACTATTTTGGCGATAACGTGGATT comes from Deltaproteobacteria bacterium and encodes:
- a CDS encoding transketolase; the encoded protein is MGDNLVQILSNLENIAKKLRIHSLRATSAAGSGHPSSCLSAADLVAALFFYAMRVDPSKPEDPRNDRFVLSKGHAAPLLWGAWCEAGVIPEKELLNLRKIDSNLEGHPTPRFPWVDVATGSLGQGLSVAVGQALNFRFLDKSDARAFVLMGDGECAEGSVWEAVALAAHYHLNNLIAIVDANCLGQSQETMYKCDPAPYAKKFEAAGWKTIILDGHDMKSIIAAFDEAFAEKSRPTVLIAETKKGAGTFMEGKEGWHGKALNPEELKKALQEIGEPASVKKEISKPNGSVPEYAAPKEPPAPNYTIGSAVATRNAYGEALKKLGETNPRVVALDGDTKNSTYSEKFMKAFPDRFFECFIAEQNMVGVAQGLAARKKIPFVSTFGAFFSRAFDQIRMGGISQQPVKFCGSHAGVSIGEDGPSQMALEDLGMMRAIPKMAVLYPSDPVACERLVFEACRYPGMVYIRTGRAATPVIYPNETQFPIGGCKVLHQSDKDCATLVAAGITLHESLKAYEILKKEGIPIRVIDLYSIKPIDTKTLLEAFYQTGLLITVEDHYPEGGLGEAVSAAVSDEGGRVVRLAVNQIPRSGKPQELIALCGISAKHIVEKVHALCR
- a CDS encoding alcohol dehydrogenase catalytic domain-containing protein gives rise to the protein MKAIAKLKAEPGFEYTDLPVPEVTSHRVLVKVKAASICGSDVHLYKWDDWAQKNLEIPRIIGHEGCGEVLEIGSQVKHIRVGDHVSFESHIPCLGCAHCRTGEMHLCKELKTIGFGADGCFAECISIPEICSVKNSKSMPWDIASIQEPLGNSVYAVSESEVAGKQVAVFGDGPTGLFAVAVARCLGATKIFAVGASPFRMNILKQLGPDVIIDATKENPAEIILDQTHGDGVDCVVEMSGASTAIHAGFRSVRNGGIFTAFGLPSKPIELDFAGEVIFKGIKLIAIHGRKMFDTWKQMGELLESGRLNVKPVITHHFPMSEINKAMNLLTRNPIEAAKIILNPS
- a CDS encoding S41 family peptidase; its protein translation is MDKKKKSENLKSVLYFLVLVLGLWSIVHSPAFALTQKGYETLGIFSRVLHYVEEDYVESVDEQRLLRGAIRGMLQVLDPHTVYLSPDVYKELKADTSGIFGGVGLEITVRDGWITVVSGVEGTPAFKAGIQSGDRILRIDGKSTKEMDLGDAVKAMRGKQGSKVQITLGRQGLKQPFEVTLTREVIKFPSVRAEILDEKYLYIKIRSFQERTTEVLKDMMKKYAKEVQNGVILDLRNNPGGLLDQGIDVSDQFLDGGVIVTTESRKKEIDRREANPDKDGTKSHFPLVVLVNSGSASASEIVAGALQDQGRALILGTQSFGKGSVQSIIELDDGSALKITIAKYFTPSGRSIQAEGIHPDVVVEPSPPSKKGKEEEAFMRIREKDLEGHLKGEAEEKEENAPKKLSKVIQPSEAKEAVGDYQRQIAIDYLKNWDKTVKDYGLGNKDRKPKVKGKGKDHDKGLWTMDKKSS
- a CDS encoding ATP-binding protein, with protein sequence MYSRLFNIPNNKSFFLFGPRGTGKTTLVKTGFPSGIYLDLLEAGLFNTLLANPARLENLIPKAFSDWIILDEIQRVPELLNEVHRLIEKYKYKFILTGSSARKLKKSGPNLLAGRALTCSFYPLTAKELGENFNLEHSLKFGSLPSVYVESDPKGYLESYVKTYLQEEIQQEGLTRNLGAFSRFLEAASFSQGSVLNISSVARECEIERKVVESYFTILEDLLIAYRIPIFSKKSKRRMIVHPKFYFFDVGIFRTLRPMGPLDTPEEAQGAALETLLLQELVALNDYLKLGYKIYYWRTAEGAEVDFVLYGEKGIKAFEIKRTGKIHNSMLKGLKAFASDYPSAKCYFIYGGNRKMWIDDIEIIPINEFLKTSDLVILGGI
- a CDS encoding HEPN domain-containing protein produces the protein MNAQNKTINMKLEMEKGRSALRQATILHQNNEYDGAVSRAYYAVLHFARALLFSKGLETNSHEGTKRLFSLHFVREGSFEKKYSTILSHAQKAREESDYEPEIPFNEEESAARIEEAKTFLKKTESHLKI
- a CDS encoding nucleotidyltransferase domain-containing protein, whose product is MKQLTPSENRQMERFVLGLKKMLGSNFVRAVLFGSRARNAGNEDSDVDVLVVIRKTSMEIKHKIWDLANDIFLETEIDISPLVMTEERMETLLKRERLLAKTITEEGIAL
- a CDS encoding Fic family protein, which produces MYKPHYQITGKILNHLTEIAVAREIVEKARLIPKWEISLRRDALIHSVHSSTHIEGNNLTLEEVSQLALGREISAIRKDKQEVVNYLNVLSNLQKYIPDGKFSTQSVLQIHNKLVYKTLNRSEDEGVFRNRQVVVGYKDNEGRTVVTFQPPLIKEILKLVQNFLNWLNDKKTENINPVLVSGITHYEIVRIHPFIDGNGRTARTLATLILLMRGFDTKQFFALDDYYDSDHMAYYAALKSVNPETVDITQWLEYFCEGVAVCVNRVKEKVLAISGSKKATVSLEQVSLTKRQMQIVELISRSGKITSKEMQALFKITPQAIHKEMKKLLDRKVIKLMGKGRSAHYILV